Proteins encoded together in one Anticarsia gemmatalis isolate Benzon Research Colony breed Stoneville strain chromosome 1, ilAntGemm2 primary, whole genome shotgun sequence window:
- the LOC142974652 gene encoding uncharacterized protein LOC142974652: MTCYETLRAPAPAADAPMAHHFVKWWRNKFRNGYKKFSIGTESERTDTEELMGRAASQCSAPPDLLPSEARALLQPNTSPSPLHRSPHEPTYKPPPSPTPVTDHHQEDKQPRLRFEELTCDVELQHPEPSKQQPLQFSFTLYDLDGHGRMTKDDIAGIVSTIYESIGKSVTVPHYGSKTIQVRLTVVPEGGKTRSQRENREGRRRRRRDCASVANAPPPECIDHSDDEQRDRLSPDEEVSSKSSCSGDRRPVHRSSTYAHSRPHRQPRRDHRERKHAKKRSGSLQRRELLEIIQANMEKNHLSFQAARKPCDPVGNDEEFSSKYQKHRNRSHTISEKPINAFQKLKSENSGNGYLDLAGGGDSHLCRYDRYLHAVICSSARHAHTGYHQKQSQVPRPHRTPHTHHARSRSHDLPAQTQTTQQPRVLQIIFL; encoded by the exons ATGACGTGCTACGAAACGTTGAGAGCTCCGGCACCCGCCGCGGACGCCCCCATGGCGCACCACTTCGTCAAGTGGTGGCGCAACAAGTTTAGAAATGGATACAAGAAGTTTAGCA TCGGAACAGAGAGCGAGCGCACGGATACGGAAGAACTTATGGGACGTGCGGCTTCTCAGTGCTCCGCGCCACCGGACCTTTTGCCAAGCGAGGCTCGAGCTCTGCTGCAACCAAACACCTCGCCTTCTCCTCTCCATCGCTCACCGCACGAGCCTACCTACAAGCCTCCTCCATCGCCCACGCCCGTGACCGATCATCACCAAGAAGACAAACAACCTAGGTTACGATTTGAG GAGCTGACATGTGACGTAGAATTGCAGCATCCAGAACCTTCCAAACAACAGCCGCTGCAGTTCTCTTTCACTCTTTATGATCTGGATGGACATGGGCGTATGACAAAAGAT GACATCGCTGGGATTGTGTCCACGATATATGAATCTATAGGAAAATCTGTAACAGTGCCACATTATGGGTCTAAAACTATACAAGTGCGTTTAACTGTAGTCCCAGAAGGCGGAAAGACTAGAAGTCAAAGAGAAAACCGAGAAGGTAGACGACGACGACGTCGAGACTGCGCGTCAGTAGCCAACGCTCCGCCTCCAGAATGTATTGACCACAGCGACGACGAACAGCGGGATAGATTGTCTCCTGATGAAGAAGTTTCGTCGAAATCATCATGTTCAGGCGATCGACGACCAGTTCACAGATCCAGCACTTACGCACATTCCCGACCCCACCGCCAGCCTCGCAGGGATCATCGCGAACGCAAACATGCAAAAAAGCGTTCTGGAAGCTTACAAAGACGCGAACTATTGGAAATAATTCAAGCTAACATGGAGAAAAACCATCTGAGCTTTCAAGCCGCGAG aaagCCCTGTGACCCTGTTGGTAATGACGAGGAATTTTCAAGTAAATACCAAAAACACCGGAATAGATCACATACAATTAGTGAGAAGCCCATAAATGCATTCCAAAAATTGAAATCTGAGAATTCTGGCAATGGATACTTAGATCTGGCAGGCGGTGGTGACTCGCACTTGTGCCGATACGATCGCTATCTTCATGCTGTCATTTGCTCATCCGCAAGACACGCTCACACGGGGTACCACCAAAAACAAAGTCAAGTGCCGCGACCGCATCGAACACCTCACACTCATCATGCGCGGTCAAGGTCTCACGATCTGCCTGCCCAGACGCAAACAACACAACAACCGagagtattacaaattatattcttatag
- the LOC142974660 gene encoding metallophosphoesterase 1-like isoform X1, with protein sequence MRRVTKKLLIFLFGVLFTTIYCEHLIYYIVAAQCSWPVIDNIENEKPLKAFILADTHLLGPRKGHWLDKWRREWQMHQAYEAIVMLHKPDVIFVLGDLFDEGEWSNEKQFEAYVDRFYKLFPVPEDTVMHVVAGNHDIGFHNYIRKGDAQRFSKMLNSSIVQFMNIKENHFVLINSMAMEGDRCNMCTKARNDILKIAGILKCAENPAFCYDGIMKINYSRPILMQHFPLHRLSDADCTESDAPPLPEREKRFRFKLDCLSAEATEFLATKIKPRVVFGGHTHHGCLLRHTYTEPEPFEFYEYSVPSFSWRNRPNPKYMLVSITPNDYAVNKCGLPQETTIAITAVIMLSMVIWHTNRRGNLGR encoded by the exons ATGCGGCGAGTAACGAAAAAGttgttaatttttctttttggagtgctttttacaacaatttattgtGAACATCTTATATACTATATAGTAGCAGCACAg TGTTCATGGCCTGTAAtagataatattgaaaatgaaaaacctCTAAAGGCGTTTATATTGGCTGATACTCATTTGCTGGGACCACGAAAAGGACATTGGCTTGATAAATGGAGACGAGAATGGCAGATGCATCAAGCTTATGAGGCTATTGTAATGCTTCACAAACCAGatgtgatttttgttttag gTGATTTATTTGATGAGGGAGAGTGGAGCAATGAGAAACAATTTGAGGCCTATGTTGACCGCTTTTATAAATTGTTCCCTGTTCCTGAAGACACTGTGATGCATGTTGTTGCAGGAAATCATGATATAGGCTTCCATAATTA TATTAGGAAAGGTGATGCCCAAAGATTTAGTAAAATGCTCAACAGTTCAATAGTCCAGTTTATGAACATAAAAGAGAATCACTTTGTACTTATCAATTCTATGGCTATGGAAGGAGATAGATGCAATATGTGTACTAAAGCTAgaaatgatatattaaaaattgcag GTATACTAAAATGTGCAGAAAACCCAGCATTCTGTTATGATGgtataatgaaaattaattatagtaGGCCCATACTTATGcag CATTTTCCTCTGCACAGATTGTCCGATGCTGATTGTACGGAATCCGATGCACCGCCACTTCCAGAAAGAGAGAAACGTTTCCGCTTCAAATTAGATTGTTTATCGGCAGAAGCCACAGAATTTCTTGCGACCAAAATAAAGCCAAGAGTAGTGTTTGGTGGTCACACACATCATGGCTGTCTGCTGCGCCATACTTACACTGAACCTGAACCATTcgaattttatgaatattcagTGCCTTCATTCTCGTGGAGAAATAGACCAAATCCTAAATATATGTTG GTGTCTATTACACCAAATGATTATGCAGTAAATAAATGTGGTTTACCTCAAGAAACTACGATTGCAATTACAGCAGTTATAATGCTTTCAATGGTGATATGGCACACAAACAGAAGAGGTAATCTAGGCAGATGA
- the LOC142974660 gene encoding metallophosphoesterase 1-like isoform X2, giving the protein MRRVTKKLLIFLFGVLFTTIYCEHLIYYIVAAQCSWPVIDNIENEKPLKAFILADTHLLGPRKGHWLDKWRREWQMHQAYEAIVMLHKPDVIFVLGDLFDEGEWSNEKQFEAYVDRFYKLFPVPEDTVMHVVAGNHDIGFHNYIRKGDAQRFSKMLNSSIVQFMNIKENHFVLINSMAMEGDRCNMCTKARNDILKIAGILKCAENPAFCYDGIMKINYSRPILMQHFPLHRLSDADCTESDAPPLPEREKRFRFKLDCLSAEATEFLATKIKPRVVFGGHTHHGCLLRHTYTEPEPFEFYEYSVPSFSWRNRPNPKYMLVSVYYTK; this is encoded by the exons ATGCGGCGAGTAACGAAAAAGttgttaatttttctttttggagtgctttttacaacaatttattgtGAACATCTTATATACTATATAGTAGCAGCACAg TGTTCATGGCCTGTAAtagataatattgaaaatgaaaaacctCTAAAGGCGTTTATATTGGCTGATACTCATTTGCTGGGACCACGAAAAGGACATTGGCTTGATAAATGGAGACGAGAATGGCAGATGCATCAAGCTTATGAGGCTATTGTAATGCTTCACAAACCAGatgtgatttttgttttag gTGATTTATTTGATGAGGGAGAGTGGAGCAATGAGAAACAATTTGAGGCCTATGTTGACCGCTTTTATAAATTGTTCCCTGTTCCTGAAGACACTGTGATGCATGTTGTTGCAGGAAATCATGATATAGGCTTCCATAATTA TATTAGGAAAGGTGATGCCCAAAGATTTAGTAAAATGCTCAACAGTTCAATAGTCCAGTTTATGAACATAAAAGAGAATCACTTTGTACTTATCAATTCTATGGCTATGGAAGGAGATAGATGCAATATGTGTACTAAAGCTAgaaatgatatattaaaaattgcag GTATACTAAAATGTGCAGAAAACCCAGCATTCTGTTATGATGgtataatgaaaattaattatagtaGGCCCATACTTATGcag CATTTTCCTCTGCACAGATTGTCCGATGCTGATTGTACGGAATCCGATGCACCGCCACTTCCAGAAAGAGAGAAACGTTTCCGCTTCAAATTAGATTGTTTATCGGCAGAAGCCACAGAATTTCTTGCGACCAAAATAAAGCCAAGAGTAGTGTTTGGTGGTCACACACATCATGGCTGTCTGCTGCGCCATACTTACACTGAACCTGAACCATTcgaattttatgaatattcagTGCCTTCATTCTCGTGGAGAAATAGACCAAATCCTAAATATATGTTGGTAA GTGTCTATTACACCAAATGA